The window CCGAGATCGGCACCCCCGTCCTCGAGAAGGCCGTGGTCAAGGCCGAGGTGGTCAAGATCTTTCGGGACGAGAAAATTCTGGTTTTCAAGAAGAAACGCCGGAAACAGTATCGACGCACCCGCGGCCATCGGCAGACGCTGACCGAGGTCAAGATTCTGGCCATCTACCCCGATACGGCCGTCGTTCCGGCCGATGAGCTCAAGATCGAGGCGCCTCCGGCCGTGGCCCCCAAGGCCACCCCGAAGCCGTCGCCCAAGCCTAAGCCCAAGGCGGCCAAGCCCGAGCCCAAGGCCGAGCCCATCCCCGCGGCCAAACCGGCCAAGGCCAAAGCCAAGGCCGCCAAGCCCGCGGCGAAAAAGCCTGCGATCAAGAAGCCCAAGGCCAAGAAGGCCGCCAAGTAAGCGCGTAATCGAGAAGGAGATCGACGATGGCCACGAAAAGAGGAAGCGGCGTAGGCCGCAACGGTCGGGATAGCCAGTCCAAGCGGCTGGGCGTCAAGAACTACGGCGGACAGACGGTCAAGGGCGGTTCCATTCTAGTGCGCCAGCGGGGCACGCCGTTCAAGCCCGGCAAGAACGTCGGGCGCGGTGGGGACGACACCCTTTTCGCCAAGATCGCCGGAGTGGTCCACTTCGAAGACAAGGGGAAGAAGGGGAAATTCGTCTCGGTTCTGCCGGTCTGACCGACTGATCCGCGACCGATACATTTCCCTTCGCCAGCATGTTCATCGACCAGGTTAAGGTCTTTCTGCACGCCGGGCGGGGGGGGGATGGATGCGTCAGCTTCCGCCGCGAGGCCGGAGTGCCGCGCGGCGGCCCGGACGGCGGCCACGGCGGGCGCGGCGGCAACGTCGTCCTGACCGTGGAGGCGGGCCTGAACACCCTGTCCTTCTTCCGCTTCCACCCCATCAACAAAGCCAAGAACGGCGCTCCCGGCGAAGGAAATAACCGCAGCGGCAAGCGCGGCGCCGATCTCGATCTCCGCGTCCCCATCGGCACGGTGGTCAAGGTCGCCTCGACCGGCGAGATCGTGCATGATCTCCTCACGCCCGGCGAGCGGACCATCGCGGCCGCGGGGGGCAAGGGCGGCCGGGGCAACGCTTCATTCGCCAGGGCTACTCATCAAGCGCCGCGCGAGCATGAGCCCGGGCGGGAGGGCGAGGAGCGCGAGCTTGTCCTGGAGCTCAAGCTGATCGCCGACGCGGGGCTGATCGGATTCCCCAACGTCGGCAAATCCACTCTCATCACCCGCATCTC is drawn from Candidatus Aminicenantes bacterium and contains these coding sequences:
- the obgE gene encoding GTPase ObgE, whose translation is MFIDQVKVFLHAGRGGDGCVSFRREAGVPRGGPDGGHGGRGGNVVLTVEAGLNTLSFFRFHPINKAKNGAPGEGNNRSGKRGADLDLRVPIGTVVKVASTGEIVHDLLTPGERTIAAAGGKGGRGNASFARATHQAPREHEPGREGEERELVLELKLIADAGLIGFPNVGKSTLITRISAARPVIADYPFTTLIPNLGVVDAGGDTSFVVADIPGLIEGAHLGQGLGIQFLRHVERTKVLVHLIDVSPYSGRDPVRDFRVIMKELEAFNPELARRPQVIVANKIDLLGEDRSRLTAVRKMAARRKLPFVALSAIKSEGVAALKSLLAEEIAKRKAAEKAQDRP
- the rplU gene encoding 50S ribosomal protein L21 translates to MLAVIKTGGKQYVVKVGDTLHVERLAYAAGQKVLFDQVLLIDDGAVTEIGTPVLEKAVVKAEVVKIFRDEKILVFKKKRRKQYRRTRGHRQTLTEVKILAIYPDTAVVPADELKIEAPPAVAPKATPKPSPKPKPKAAKPEPKAEPIPAAKPAKAKAKAAKPAAKKPAIKKPKAKKAAK
- the rpmA gene encoding 50S ribosomal protein L27 — its product is MATKRGSGVGRNGRDSQSKRLGVKNYGGQTVKGGSILVRQRGTPFKPGKNVGRGGDDTLFAKIAGVVHFEDKGKKGKFVSVLPV